A region of the Burkholderia pyrrocinia genome:
GATCGATCCCGTGCAGCGTTCGCACGTGTTCGAACGCTTCTACCGGCTCGAGGAAGCGCGCGCGAACAGCAAGGAAAACCACGGCCTCGGCCTGTCGATCGTCAAGGCCGTGGCCGAGATGCACGGCGGCAGCGTGTTCGTCGCGTGTTCGGGCGGCGTCAATACGTTCGGCTTCTCGGTGTCGACGCAACCCTGCGCGGGCGGCCCGCTGCGCCCGGGCGATGCCGCCGGCGCGGCCGATCCGCACGCGACGCAGCCGGCGCACGCGCCGCGCGCGTTGCACTGACGGCGGCCGCGCGCCGCCGAGGGCAGTTTTCTTCAATACGGGCCGGCGCAGCTCCCGTAGTCTCGATGCGACTTTCGACATTTCGCATGGAGACACCTGATGAGCATGCTGGTTTCGATGGCCGCGTTCGCGCTCGCCTCGTCGATCACCCCCGGTCCCGTCAACATCGTCGCGCTCAGTGCCGGCGCACGCCACGGCCTCGGCGCGAGCCTGCGCTATGCGGCCGGCGCGACGCTCGGCTTCGTCGCGCTGTTCCTGCTGATCGGCCTCGGCCTGCACGCGGCGCTCGTGCGCTGGCCCGTGCTGACGACCGCGACGCAGTGGTCGGGAATCGCGTTCCTGCTCTATATGGCGCTGCGGCTCGCGCTCGATGACGGCCGGCTGGCGGCCGACCCGGACGTGGCCGGCCCGTCGGCGGCGGCCGGCGCGGCGATGCAGTGGCTGAATCCGAAGGCGTGGCTCGCGTGCGTGGCCGCGATGGGCGCGTATGCGGCCGATGGCGACCGCACGCAGGTCTGGTTATTCGCCGCGCTGTATCTGGTGATCTGTTTCGCGTCGATCGCGTGCTGGGGATATGCGGGCGCGTCGCTGCGGCACCGGCTCGCGAACGCGCGGCGCATGCGCGTATTCAACCGGTTGATGGCATTGCTGCTCGCGGGCAGCGCACTCTTTCTGCTCGACGTCTAGCCGGCCGGCCTGCGGATCAGCCGCTGCCACGCATCGACAGCGCAAGCGCAGTCGCGCCCTGCCGTTCAGTTCATCGCGCTACGGTACTGCCCGGGCGTCGCGGCCGCGATCCGCCGGAACGCGCGCTGGAAATGCGCCTGGTCCGCGAAACCCGCGTCGAGCGCGACCTCGGCGATCGGCCGCCCACGGCGCAGCTCCGTGCGCCCGTACTGCACGCGGCGATCGATCAGGAACGCATGCGGCGTCATCCCGTAGCGCGCGTTGAATGCGCGGATCAGGTACGACGGCGACAGGTCGGCCGCCGCGCAGATCGCATCGAGCGTGACGCCCTCGCGGCAATGCGCGGCGATGTAGTCGGCCGCTCGCGCGAGCTTGGCGTTGTCGTCCGCGGGCCGCAGGCCGGGCAGCTCGCGATCGAGCGCGCCGTGCAGTTGCGTGAAGAATTCGATCGCCGCGCTCTCCTTGCCGAGCGGATCGACGCCGGACGACACGAGCGTGCGGTAGAAGCCGCCAAATTGCGCGAACAGGTCGCGCCGCTCCGTCAACTTCGGCGAAAACCCGTGAAAATCGCTGTTCGGATCGCGGCCCAGCGAGTGCTGCAGCCGCGCGAGCCACGGCACGTCGACGTAGACCATCCGGTACGCCCATGCGTCGGGGCCATACGGATTGCACGCGTGCACCTGCTCCGGATCGATGATCACGAGCACGCCGCGCCCGACATGCGCGTTCGT
Encoded here:
- a CDS encoding LysE family translocator; the protein is MSMLVSMAAFALASSITPGPVNIVALSAGARHGLGASLRYAAGATLGFVALFLLIGLGLHAALVRWPVLTTATQWSGIAFLLYMALRLALDDGRLAADPDVAGPSAAAGAAMQWLNPKAWLACVAAMGAYAADGDRTQVWLFAALYLVICFASIACWGYAGASLRHRLANARRMRVFNRLMALLLAGSALFLLDV
- a CDS encoding AraC family transcriptional regulator, which codes for MSRPTNRSAVPSPFWRDAALPFIEARTVDDGRAICYAKHTHDTFSLGAIVGGTSTYVNGATNAHVGRGVLVIIDPEQVHACNPYGPDAWAYRMVYVDVPWLARLQHSLGRDPNSDFHGFSPKLTERRDLFAQFGGFYRTLVSSGVDPLGKESAAIEFFTQLHGALDRELPGLRPADDNAKLARAADYIAAHCREGVTLDAICAAADLSPSYLIRAFNARYGMTPHAFLIDRRVQYGRTELRRGRPIAEVALDAGFADQAHFQRAFRRIAAATPGQYRSAMN